One genomic segment of Ricinus communis isolate WT05 ecotype wild-type chromosome 3, ASM1957865v1, whole genome shotgun sequence includes these proteins:
- the LOC8261631 gene encoding actin-interacting protein 1-2, producing the protein MAQLSETYACVPSTERGRGILISGNPKSNSILYTNNRSVLILNLDNPLDVSVYGDHGYQATVARYSPNGEWIASADVSGTVRIWGAYNDHVLKKEFKVLSGRIDDLQWSPDGLRIVACGDGKGKSLVRAFMWDSGTNVGEFDGHSRRVLSCGFKPTRPFRIVTCGEDFLVNFYEGPPFKFKLSRRDHSNFVNCVRYSPDGSKFISVSSDKKGILFDGKTGEKIGELSSGDGHKGSIYAVSWSPDGKQVLTASADKSAKVWEICDDGNGKLKKTLTCSGSGGLDDMLVGCLWQNDHLVTVSLGGTISIFSANDLDKTPQQISGHMKNVTSLAVLKNVPKTILSSSYDGLIVKWIQGIGYSCKVHRKENTQIKCLAAVEEEIVTSGFDNKIWRVHFQGDQCGGADSIDIGSQPKDLSLALLCPELVLVTIDSGVVMLRGTKIVSTIDLGFAVTASAVAPDGSEAIIGGQDGKLHIYSVMGDTLKEEAVLEKHRGAVSVIRYSPDVSMFASGDANREAIVWDRVSREVKLKNMLYHTARINCLAWSPDSSMVATGSLDTCVIIYEVDKPATSRRTIKGAHLGGVYGLAFTDQLSVVSSGEDACVRLWKLSPQSC; encoded by the exons ATGGCACAGCTATCGGAGACCTATGCCTGTGTTCCCTCAACTGAACGGGGCAGAGGAATTCTAATATCGGGCAATCCAAAATCCAATTCCATTCTCTACACTAACAACAGATCAGTTCTAATCCTTAACCTCGACAACCCACTTGACGTTTCTGTTTATGGAGATCATGGCTACCAAGCCACTGTCGCTCGTTACTCTCCTAATGGCGAGTGGATCGCTTCTGCTGACGTCTCTGGTACTGTCAGGATCTGGGGTGCTTATAATGATCATGTTTTGAAGAAAGAATTTAAAGTTTTGTCGGGTCGGATCGATGATCTTCAGTGGTCTCCTGATGGGTTAAGGATCGTTGCTTGTGGTGATGGCAAAGGAAAATCTTTAGTGCGTGCTTTCAT GTGGGATTCAGGGACTAATGTAGGGGAATTTGATGGGCATTCAAGGAGAGTGTTGAGCTGTGGATTTAAGCCAACAAGGCCATTTCGTATTGTGACTTGTGGTGAGGATTTCTTGGTCAATTTTTATGAGGGTCCTCCTTTTAAATTCAAGCTATCTCGCAg GGATCATTCAAATTTTGTCAATTGCGTTAGATATTCTCCAGATGGCAGCAAATTCATCAGTGTAAGCTCCGATAAGAAGGGCATACTATTCGATGGGAAGACCGGAGAAAAGATAGGAGAGCTGTCCTCTGGAGATGGTCATAAGGGAAGCATTTATGCTGTTAGCTGGAGTCCAGATGGTAAACAG GTGCTGACTGCTTCTGCTGACAAGTCAGCAAAAGTTTGGGAGATTTGTGATGATGGTAATGGAAAATTGAAGAAGACATTGACATGTTCTGGATCAGGTGGACTGGATGACATGCTAGTTGGTTGCCTCTGGCAGAATGATCATCTTGTCACTGTTTCCCTTGGCGGCACAATCAGTATCTTCTCAGCAAATGATCTTGATAAAACACCCCAACAGATATCTGGACATATGAAGAATGTCACATCATTAGCGGTGCTTAAAAATGTGCCAAAAACCATACTTTCGAGCAGTTATGATGGTTTGATAGTGAAATGGATTCAAGGCATTGGATACAGCTGTAAAGTACATAGGAAAGAGAATACTCAAATCAAATGTTTAGCTGCTGTTGAAGAGGAAATCGTCACGTCTGGATTTGATAATAAG ATATGGAGAGTTCATTTTCAAGGGGATCAATGTGGAGGTGCTGATTCCATTGACATTGGCAGTCAACCAAAAGACTTGAGTCTTGCCCTTCTGTGTCCTGAGCTTGTATTGGTCACAATTGATTCTGGTGTTGTCATGCTCCGTGGTACAAAAATAGTGTCAACTATCGATCTTGGTTTTGCTGTAACAGCATCTGCAGTTGCACCTGATGGAAGTGAAGCAATCATAGGTGGGCAGGATGGTAAATTGCATATATATTCTGTTATGGGTGATACGCTCAAGGAAGAAGCAGTCCTTGAGAAGCATCGTGGTGCTGTCAGTGTCATACGTTACTCTCCAGATGTTTCAATGTTTGCATCTGGTGATGCAAATAGAGAAGCTATTGTTTGGGATCGTGTCTCCCGAGAG GTGAAGCTTAAGAACATGTTGTACCATACTGCTCGTATAAACTGCCTTGCTTGGTCTCCTGATAGTAGCATGGTTGCTACTGGATCACTAGATACTTGTGTCATTATATATGAAGTTGACAAGCCAGCCACTAGTCGACGGACAATAAAGGGAGCTCACTTGGGCGGGGTATATGGATTAGCTTTCACTGATCAGCTGAGTGTAGTAAGCTCTGGTGAGGATGCTTGTGTTCGTCTTTGGAAATTAAGCCCTCAGTCATGCTGA